DNA from Taeniopygia guttata chromosome 28, bTaeGut7.mat, whole genome shotgun sequence:
cagggacagcttccTGCTACATGGCAGGAGCCCGGCTGTGACCCCACAGGGTCTGGCACCTCCGAAATGAGCCTCACCTTGGCTGTCTGGTCGAGGGAGGCGGTGGCAGCCCGTGCCAGGGGCCCTCCGAAGCCGCAGCACAGGTCGGTGATGGGGAGGCTGTGCCGGGACCAGACGTGCCGGGGGTCAGGGATCTGGGAGGGCTCTGCCTGCAACACgctgtggggagagcagagaCAGGCAGGTCAGCCAGGACAGAGCCCCCTGGGGAGCTGGGCCACGCTCTGAGCTCACTGGGAATgcctctcctggctgcaggggcCAGGTGGGACacgggagctgctggcagccatGGCACACAGATACGGAGGCTGAGATCCCAAAGGGACAAAGACCCTGGGTAAAGGGCACAGTTCCCTCTGTGCCACCCAAGGAAAGAAATCAGAACCATTTGCCTGTTCGCAAGAAGCCCAGGGGAGACCCCAAGGAAAGGCTCCCCGCCCGCAAGGAGggcacagacacagctgtgGGCTCAGAGGGATCTCTGCTCCAAaatccctgtgcccccagccccccttaCTTGTAGAGGTTCCACACCAGGGCCAGGCAGTCCTTGGCCCCTGAGAGGAAGTGGCTGCTGTCGTCGGTGAAGCAGAGGCACGTGAGGTCCTGGTAGTGTCGGTTCAGGATGGCGAGGAGGTTCCCGTTGGACACCTGAGTGAGGGGAAGGACAGCAGGGCGTCAAGGATGAAATTCAGGCAGtggaagaggtgctggcacaTTAACTCTGGAACCCAGTgatgccagagctgctcctctggtcAAGTCACAAGTGTGCAATAAAGACTTGTTGGTCACTCTTAATATTCATATTACTTTGGTGGATTCTTCCCTCCTCCCACAGGTCCTCAGGAGGTGGCAGTGGGGTTTTGAGAGCTGCAAGACACCCCAGGGGTGGCTCGTGGTCCTGGGCCAGCAGAGGCTTTAGGGTGGACAAGAAATTACCCAAGCCTGGAGCATTTCTTATTAAAAGGCAACACTGCAGATGGGGAGGAACCAATAAGAGAAAAAGCTTCAAATAAAAGAAGAGTCTGCTTCTTCCCATGGTCTgaattatacaaaaaaaaaatcgaaCCAAACCTCAATTCAAGGGGTTTCACAGACAGCACAAACCCAGCCCTAGGGGCTGGTTCCAGCTCCATGGTGGTTTCCAGGGAGCCTCTCCAACGTGCCAGAGGGACAGTGCCATGCTCTGGAACACATCTGTGGGTgacaggagctggagcagggcccagCTTGGAGCGTCACAGGCAGCAGATCCCACTACAAGCTCAGcctcagggatttttttccagctacAAGCACATTGGTACAAACAAACCCTGATGGGTTCAGGTAGAGCCACTCACACCATGAGGCtcaaacctcccctggcacgaGGAGCTCTCCAGGTGAGGCATCCTGGAGTTGAATCCAGGGCTCAGGACAAGATACTGCTTATATTTGCTCATTGGTGTGCTGGAAACACAGCATAATCCCAAATTAATCCAGCAGTAATTAACCAGCAGGACAATGAGCAGAGGCTGGCACCCTgggcacacacaaacacacagctgAAATGTGGAAGAATCACTGAAGGCAAACcaggtgctgtgctgctgccttgtaGGAGCAATACCCAACCCCTGAGGTATCAGAGATGCTTGGAAAGAGGAGAAGCAAGCAGAGTGAAGCCTCTCCCTGAATTCCTCCCACTCCTACTTCAACGAGTGGGTTGTGGGCAGCACAACCTTTGCGTGCTGTGGCACCTCAGGATCAGGATTCACAGACATTtgggggatggggacaccccCTGAGTGAGCAGGGCCCCAGCACCCCGTACCTCCCACAGGTAGATGCTCTCGGCGACGCCCGCCAGGATGTAGAGCCCGTTGGGAGAGGCTGTCAGGCAGGTCACAGGCCCGGGACAGATGatcttctgctgcagctggtccTGGCACGGACAGAGCACAGCGAGGGCTCACACGGGGGAAGGGGCTGCGAGCAGGGGGGGTCTCTGCGAACAGAGGGATGGGGGGCACCTGCCCGTGGTGGTGGGGTCGGAATGGAGGGAGGGGAGGTCTGAGGGTCCAGAGAGGGGCCATGGGGGGTCTCTGCAGAGAATTGAGCCATGAGGAGGTGTCTGAGTCTCCACGCAAAGAGGGGCTATGGGGAGTCTTTGTGGAGAGAGGGGCCATGGGGAGGTCTGACAcggatttgggggggctctgCAGACGGAGGGGCTCCTCATCGCAGAGCCGGGGGGTCCGCGGGGAGAGCGGCCCCGTCACATCCCCCACAGGGCCCGGAGTCCCCCCGTGTGAGGCCAGGGCCGTCCCCCGAGCCGcggcccgcccgccgcgccggTACCTTCCTCTGGAGCTCCCAGACGTTGATGTAGCTCTTGCCGAGCTGGGCCCCCAGCAGGTGCTCGCCGCCCAGCAGCGCCAACCCGCGTGGGCCGCTGTTGCCGCCGCGGTAACCGGGCAGGGCCGAGCCCGAGTGCAGCTCCCAGACCGAGCAGTTGCACAGCGGCCCCGCCGCGTCCGACACCagcgccacctccatgggcGCCGCCATCTTCGCGGTCCGCCAGGGCCACAGAGAGCGCGGCCGCGGCCAGAGCGCCGcctccccgcccggccccggccaatcagcggcggcggcaccgcctccccgcccggccccggccaaTCAGCAGCggcgccgccgcggccgcccggcCCCCGGCCAATCAGCAGCggcgccgccgcggccgcgcgGGGCGGAGCTGCGCGCGCGGCAGGAAGCTCAGCAGGGCCCGCCCCGCTCGGGGCTGGATGGGTGACCCCGAACGGCGGGTGCGCCACGGGGGACACCATGGACACCCCACAGGGTTGTGGGGGCCCTGTGGATACCCCATAACCATGGGGACCCCCACAGCCCTTTGGGGACCCTCTGGACATCCCAGAGCTTTGTGGGGACTCCATTAGCTCCTCACAAAACTAAGGGTTTTCCTAATCCTATAGACACCCCACAGGTTTGTGGGCACCCTATGGATACCCCATAACCAGGGGAGACCCccacagccctgtggggacCCTCTGGATATCCCAGAGCCTTGTGGGGACCCCATGAGCACCCCACAAAACTAAGGATAATTCAGATATCTCCCAATCCTATGGACACCCCAGAGCCTTGTGGGCACTCTATGGATACCCCTTAACCCTATAGATACCCCATAGTCCTATGGGGACGCTCTGGACATCCCAGAGCTTTGTGGGGACCCCATGTGTGCCCCACAAAACTAAGGGTGCTCTGGACACCTCCCAATCCTATGGACACCCCAGAGCCTTGTGGGCACCCTATGGATACCCCTTAACCCTATAGATATGACACGGACACCCCACAATCCTATAGGCACCCCATAGCTTTGTGAGAACCCCATGAGCACCCCACAAAACTAAGGGTGCCTTGGGTACCTCCCAATCCTATGGACACCCCACAATCCTACAGGCACCCCATAGTTATGGGGGAACCCCATGAGCACCCTGCCTTTGGACACCCCACGGCCCTATGGGGACCCCATGCACATCTTATAATCCTATCATCACCCTATAAATCCATTCATGTCCCACAGGAAATCCTATGGAAACCCCACAGCCCTGTGaggacaaaaaaccccaaacaacacaactacttttttttttttttttttttttaatatttcttcacTTTACAGGGTTACAATTGTCTTAAATATTCTGACGTTTAAATACAATCTGTATAATAATGTTATTATAAAATGTAAACTTTCAGTgttttttaagtttattttctcttttttttttttaatttttactttttttttttttaataataatcaAAAAGTCTCAATACCTGAATGTTTTGCAAAACTGAAATCTTTCACCGGGGCCCCGGGTGCGCCCGAGGCCGCCGCGCTCAGAGGTAgaatgtggtttatttttttattccttttttttttgtcttttgtggtttttttcttttttcattttccttttttacctgAGTTAAGATATGCAACgctggggggaggggggcggctGCAGCTGGGGCCGCTCCtttagtttaattttctttccaaacccccccttaaaaaaaactgatttaggctcttttttattatttttaaatcgatatgcaaaaaaagaaaaataaagtggaAAGTCACCCGCTCTCAAAAATAAGAACAAagggaggggcagggaaaggaagggagggaaaataataataaaataaaaaaaaaccaaacccaaaacaacccaaaatagTGACTGTACAATGCAAAAATCACTAAGAAAATCTAAGCCTGCCCTGGGCATGAAAATTCCCCCTTGGAATTTCTCCTTatggggagctgggctggaccccaacagcagcaggagctggacgGACCCTCCCAggccccccccaaaaaaaaggcTCCATGGAGCCACCAAGACCCCCTCACTCCCCACGGAGCCACCAAGGGGAGAttccagcacaaaaaaaacccaaaaaagaaaaaaaaaaaaaaaaaaaaaggctgaaaacaacaaaaaaaaaagctggaaaaaaaaaaacccaaatcccctgAGATCGCCACTTCTTCCCCgagtgaaattaaaaataaaggtgGGGGGGACCAGCCTGGACCCCCCTCCAGGGGCAcctggggaagggggaaaacCCTGTGCTCCAGGTGGGAACCTGAGAACGGAGATACCGAGGGGGGTGAGGGCGTTTCGGTATCGGGTTGGATTGTGTCTCACGCAGATGTGGgtgaatatttctttttttttctttttttttctttattttttgggtggggggaaatagtaaaaaaagaaaaaaaaaaccaaaaacctgaGATTGTGAGGCTTAAAAGAAATGCTCAGGTCCTTCGGGCTGTCCTTGAGCTCCGGAGCGTCCTGCAGCTCCGAGCATCCCCATCCTCTGGATCCTGCTTGATTTTTGGAGGAAATAAGCCCAAAGTGGCTTTAAACAGTAGTTTTATGCAGGGGGAGGAATAAAAATTAGGATTTGCCGGtgggggcaggagcagagctggaccCAACCACCGAtaaggagaggagaaaggagattCCAACTTTTTTCCAAGCTCCCATTTTCCCTGATGAAGACTAATATATATAATTTGCATGTtaaaagattgatttttttttttaagagaataaAATAGAAGCTATTTACAACAAAACAATCAAAAACAACCTCTTAAAATCCTGCAGAGAGTGGAGTTCCCAaaacaaaggagagaaaaggatgGAAATGAATAAAATATCTCCCTATttccgatttttttttttttttttaggatttttggtttttcttttttcctttagaatTCCGGGGGGTTTCGCTAGAGCTCGCGTCGGCAGGCGTCCGTGCGTCTGTCTGGAGGTAACACgagttaaaaaataataattataataataataataataaatgtaCAGTGCAAAGTGTGATGTGAGTGAGGTAAACGGTCCCGGAGCGGCTCCGGCAAAACCCCCCCGGGCTAAAGCTTTTCtgcctggaaaaggaaaatccaaCAACACGAGAACAAGGGCAGAGCCCATCGAGAGCCTGAAAAGACCCTTGGTGAGACCCCAGTGAGAGCCAGGGGTGAGATCTCAATGAAACCCTGGTGAGATCCCGGTGAAATCCTGTTGAGACCCCAGAGAGAGCCCGGAGAGCTCCCGGTGAACCCCGGTGAGCCCCCGGTGAGCCCCCGGTGAGCTCCCGGTGAGCCCCGGCGAGCCCCCGGTGAGCTCCCGGTGAGCCCCGGTGAGCCCCAGCGAGCCCCCGGTGAGCCCCAGTGAGCCCCCAGAGAGCCCCGGTGAGCCCCGGTGAGCCCCGGTGAGCCCCCGGTGAGCCCCGGTGAGCCCCGGTGAACCCCAGTGAGCCCCGGTGAGCCCTGGAGAGCCCCGGTCGGCCCGCAGTGAGCCCCGGTGAGCCCCCAGAGAGCCCCGGTGAGCTCCGGTGAGCCCCCGGTGAGCCCCGGTGAGCCCCGGTGAGCCCATGGTGAGCCCCGGTGAGCCCCGGTGAGCCCCGGTGCCCCGTGGCTCGGGGGCGTTAAGGCGAAGCGCTGTTGGAGGTAGAGCTGGGGGGCACGGCCAggccggccgggccggggggcgcGTTCCCAGCGCCGCTGCTCCGGCTGCTGCCACCGTTGCCTTTGCTGtaggcagaggaggaggaggaggaggaagaggaggaagggcCGGGCGTCTGGGCGAACAGCACACCTGGGGAGAGAGCAAAGCTGCGCTGTGAGACGGGGTGCAGGGCGGTGGCAGCGTGGCACGGCGGCGGTGCCCGGGGGTGCCCCTCTCTCACCTGTGTAGACGATGCCGTTGATCTCCACGGACATGCTGATGCTGTTGGTGCCGTTGCTGCTGGCGGCAGCGGCGTCCGGGCGGTTCTCTGCCGGGGAGAGCCGCGTTACCGAGCCCGCCGGGGCCGGGAGCTCAGCCGGGGCGGGAGGCCGGGGCCGGCACTGACCTGGCGAGCGCGTGCCCTGGCTGTTGATGCGGATGCTCATGGGCAGCTGGGCCGTCATGGCCAGGAGGTTCTGCTGCAGCGCCCGCTGCATCAGCCGCTGCTGCTCGTCCGTCACCAGCGCCAGCTTCTTCTCCGGGGGCTCCCCCGACTCCAGCTTCTCCCGCAGCTGCTCCAGCGCCGCGGCCTGGGCGGCCGCCGCCACCTGCACCGCGGCCGCCTGCGCCGCCACCACCGGGTGTCCGGCCAGGGA
Protein-coding regions in this window:
- the WDR18 gene encoding WD repeat-containing protein 18 isoform X2 — encoded protein: MAAPMEVALVSDAAGPLCNCSVWELHSGSALPGYRGGNSGPRGLALLGGEHLLGAQLGKSYINVWELQRKDQLQQKIICPGPVTCLTASPNGLYILAGVAESIYLWEVSNGNLLAILNRHYQDLTCLCFTDDSSHFLSGAKDCLALVWNLYNVLQAEPSQIPDPRHVWSRHSLPITDLCCGFGGPLARAATASLDQTAKLWEISSGELLLSVLFDVGIMAVTLDLSEYHMFCGGMDGSIFQVDLCAWPVQRDRTFQTERENGKVFKGHRNQVTCLSVSTDGSLLLSGSHDETVRLWDIQSKQCLKTMNHKGPVTNAFIVLAPANMFNPDGKPSVPLPKFSRHLHGTESSDEPGAEGVTLRLGLHQQDSGPCRSLGRATWRRQRGCTRRCTRRGKR